ccccccccccggcttgtcccatcctcccccgcggggcctccgtgggtgattcccccccccgcctGTCCCATCCCCCgcccgcggggcctccgtgggtgattccccaCCCCGCCTGTCCCATCCCCCgcccgcggggcctccgtgggtgattcccctccccggcttgtcccatcctcccccgcggggcctccgtgggtgattcccctccccggcttgtcccatccccccccgcggggcctccgtgggtgatacCCCGCCCTACCCCAGAATTCAGGTCGGTGGAGTGTGAGGCCTTGTGAATTATTCTAGTTGCACTGTACCCATTTCCAGGAGCTAGCCTGTACCTGCCCCCTGTGCTCAGCCCTgcagtctctctttctctgaccACACCTTTCTCCCAGTAGTCAAGATCCCCCTGGTTCCTTGGCTGAAGTCTTTGCTCTGCAACATCTGATGTGTTTGTGCCTCACCCTTGCCCTGCCTTTCCAGGCCGTGCACGAGACCATCCTGAACAACAAATTCCTCATTGTGCGGACCAAGGagctgatgtggagaagggaagatAGCCAGCGATTTTACCAGGAGCACTCAGGTAGTGATCACAGGGAGCTTGCTGCTGGCTCTAACTGGGCCCTTCAGGGCATGAACCCTGGGACGGGAGGTTGTCTTTGCTCATGCAGGAAGTGTGGAaatgggcagtggggagcacagggaaGGGTACAGCTTAGCATCTCTCAGGAGGGACATCGCAGAAGGATGGGGTTGAGAGATAGGCAAAGACCAGGAGAGAGTTGGAAAGACTCTTGTGTGGAGAGAGATTCGAAGACAGGGATTGTGTAGTTcagtgaagagaagaatgaaagggGGCATGACAGAGGGATACAGAACTGATTTCTCTTGGAAAGTGGTCTGATACTATGGGGATAGATGCCAGTATAAACCCTAGGATAGATAGGAGGTAAATCAGGAAGTCCTGTTCACTCTCTCTGAATGCAACAGGTCATTCAAAGAAAGTGGAAGGCACTATATGCAAGACTTATCATAGGAAATATTTATTATGCAACACACAATCTGTGGAGGTCACTGCCATGAGGCATTACTGAGGCCAAGAGTTCAGTAGGAGTCAAAACACAATTAGACACTTACATGCATagtgctctgctacagacttcctgcatgaccttggactAGTCACTTAGTATATCAGTTCCCGTTTCCAGACACGGaggtaatagcacttccctacatACCtcatgttgtgaagataaatacagtaCGTTAAAAATTGCCAAGTGCTCTGCTCCTGGAGTAATAGGGACCAGATATGTACCCTATTGGGATGGATGGGATGCAAACAAACGGCTTCTACTATATCTGCTAGGATAAGATAAaccctcctgctgcagggaggATCTAGCCATTGACAGATAGGGCTGCGGAGACTCTGCCAAGAGCAGGTTATCCCAGAATTGTCGACTGGGGGGTTCTGCCCCTGCTGTCGAAGCAGCTGGTATCAGTcccagtcagagacaggatgcttTCCTAGATGTGGTCTGGACTGGCAATGCCTCTGTTCCTGTTGTAAGAGCAGCACAGGAaagggcaggggggtgaggggagggtggTAGAGCAAGGCCAAGCAAGGGTATCAGTATGATGGGGGAACTGGACATCTATGCCCCCTTAGAGTGAAATGCTGTCTCTCATATTGCAGGGCGATTTTTTTATCGGAGGCTGGTGGAGTTCATGACCAGGTACCTCCCCTCCCCTATCAGTCCTAGCTTAACAGTAAATCCCAGCCATGGGGGTTGGGAGCTGTTCTGGCTGTCAGGAGTAAGTGGGGGTGACACCTACTCTCACACACATGCCATTGCCCCCTCATGCTGGTGCTTCTTCTAGCAACACTGCTGCCCTTTGGgtaaccccccccccacgccttGATAAGGGGAGAAAGGGGTTGGGACAAGGCACTGGGCAAGGTCATTCTGGGATTCATGACACTTGTGTCCCAGAGAGGCAGCTTTCATGGGACAAGGAAGGATGCTCAGGCCTCAAGGCTAGAACGTTGTGATTCCAGTCTGGCAACAGGTGATCCTCAGTGCTGTCCTGCCAGTGTAGCCCTTGAGGGAGTGCGTTCTATATTATTAGAAATGCCATTCTTTCTAGGCTACCTGATGCCACATCACTGCCCTGGAATCAGGGTGTTTTAACAGCCTGGGATAACCCTGAGGTCCTGGCTACTATGAGCCTGCTCTGTGTCCTAGAGGAGTGCTGCATGGCAGCCACCTTCGCCTGCCACTCTGACGCTGCTGTGTCTGTGAGGATAGAAAGCACATGAGATGCCCACATTCTGGAGTAATCTTGTCTTCTCTTGTCCCCACCTGGCTGTGTTTCCCCAGTGGCCCAATGCGGGCTTATATCCTAGCGCATGAAGATGCTGTTGCACGCTGGAGGTCTCTCATGGGACCCACAAAAGTGTACCGAGCCCGAAATACAGCTCCAGACTCCATCCGGGGAGCCTATGGCCTCACGGACACGAGGAACACCATACATGGCTCAGGTAAGAACACCAGGGCAATCATTGGGGTGGAGGAAGGGCCAGAGGGGGGCACTGTCTCGGTGCACTCATTGCCTCTGCTGGTGCCCAAACCACATGTCCTTGCATCCCTGCAGGTTCCTCCAATCCAAGTAGACAGGCTCCTTTCACCCCAGTTCCATGACTCAGGGATGCAGTGGTAAAATGTAGGCCCATGAGCGTAGGCTGTCCCCTCCACCCCTCTGAGTAGAGCTCAGGGTACGATCAAGACAATGTGCCACCACCACCTCAGGgcgctctttctctctctccccctctcctctaACAGACTCGGCGGCATCAGCCCGTAGAGAAATTGCCTTCTTCTTCCCGGAGTTCAGCGAGAGTCTCTGGTACCAGCAGGATGAGCCACGTCTGCGCTGCGGCCTAGCACACTATGACACGGGGGAGCGTGTTCACAGCCTACCCAAGGCGAGCAGGACAGAGTCATCCTAGAGCAGAGGAGACTTACCCTTGACTAACCTTGGAGATGCGGCGGGCCTTGTCTTTCACGCAGGAAGTGCTGGTAGCAGCACCagctagaccagtggtccccaacctttcctgtgggaatagcatattggtattcccagaagactgtggcaggtGCCGGACATCCCACCACCGAGAAGCGGCAGCGGCAAGAAGCGTCGCCgccgaaatgctgccgagaaATGGCAACGGTTCTCGGTGGCATTTTGTCAGGCGGTTCTCTGGCAGCCGCACACGGCGGCGGCATTTTGGCAGCATGGTGGCCGGCGGGCGCAATGGTGCCCACGGGTaccgcgttggggacccctgagCTAGACTATCCCTGTAACGAGGACAGGGAGCTATGTAATGTCTGTTACAGTGGGCAAATATCAGATGCAATACACATTACGCCACGCTCTGGGGGAATGTCTCACCTACCTCTGGCTGCACATGTAGCACCTAGATAGCGTGGATGCTACAGACAAACCTTAGATACCAGCAGGAATCCACTGAACTCCAGCATGGCAGAGGAACTCCAGCCTGCAATTCACCAGCACTGAGTGTGCTCACATATAAACTAGGAGCAGTGGGTACAAGGGGCTGCCCCCACAGGGCACAGATCTTGGTGATGGGTGTGGAATATCTCTGTGAGGTGCAAAACCATCCCACTGCCTTGCCCACATGCACTCTGGCTGTTCATTACCAGTGACTATCTTCATTGCTTATCTAGTGCTTTCCTCTGTAAAGCATTTCTCCAACACAGCCATGGTGTGCTGCAGTAATAAAGTTTTCTTTGGTGCAGGCATTTTCACTGACAGAGCGGATCAGCTGGCATGTCCGAGCCAGATCTCAGCGATACCTCTGTGTCACATGGGGGAGACAACTTCACCTCTCGGGTGCTGGTTTCAGCCTGGGCCCAGGTTGTGGGGATGCAAGGAATCGGGGTAGGAGCCTGTGGTTAGGCTCACTAACCTTCGGAGCACCCCCTAGCGTCAGTGTCACTATCTTTGGCTCCAGCAGCTCTTACTGCCCACCTGCCTATGGCACCAGCTCCTCTGTGTTTCAGCCCTCCACCCAAGTCACCTAAGTTCAGACCTCTTCTGGGGTATCATGAACAAGTCCAAACAAAATTGAATAGTTCTGCACTCTTGGGCTACTGAAATCTTCTCTTCTCTACTTACAAACCCTATCTCAGGGCTTCCCTTGTAGGAGCCTAATCTTTCCCTGTAGCCCACTACCCCCATTCTGTCTGTGTACCCTTCTGCTGGGCTTCTCTCAGAAAGGTCTGTCTCCTCTGCTGTTTCTCCTGCAATTGAGCTCCCTCAGTCTACTTTATTATGGCTTAGCTCTGCGCCCTCTGACCAGGAGCCAGTTCGCTATCCACCTCCCTGGGTGCAAAGCATGACTAATTGGGTGTATTCACTAGCCTTGCATATGATGGGGGTTAAGCCCCATCACAGAGCCTTTATCCTCTAGTGGATGCCGGTTCTGATCCAGCCCCATGTCAGGAGACTGGCTGGcttggaaaacctaccttataagAAGAGACTCAAGgctcttggcttgtttagcctaaccaaaggctgaggggagataggattgctctctataaatacatcagagggataaataccagggtgggagaggagttatttaagttaagcaccaatgtagacccaagaacaaatggatataaactggccatcaacaagtttaggcttgaaattaggtgaaggtttctaaccatcagaggagtgaagttctggaacagccttccaaggggagcagtgggggcaaaaaacctaactggtttcaagactgagcttgataagtttatggaggggatggtatgatgagactgtctacaatggcatgtagcagGGTACATGGTTGGTAGATTCTCTCCTTCCAAGGGTTATTGGTCCAAGCAAGCGGTCAGAATTGGGACTTGGGCAGCGTTTCcgagtggtcagagcaggggtggtcaggcctagtggacagagccaGAATAAGGAAGCAGGAACCAAGCccaatctaatcgccttttatcatgagattactggttctgtggatgaagggaaagcagtggatgtattgtttcttgactttagcaaagcttttgacacggtctcccacagtattcttgtcagcaagttaaggaagtatgggctggatgaatgcactatagggtgggtagaaagctggctagattgtcgggctcaacgggtagtgatcaatggctccatgtctagttggcagccggtgtcaagtggagtgccccaggggtcggtcctggggccggttttgttcaatatcttcataaatgatctggaggagggtgtggattgcactctcagcaaatttgcggacgatactaaactgggaggagtggtagatacgctggaggggagggataggatacagaaggacctagacaaattggaggattgggccaaaagaaatctgatgaggttcaataaggataagtgcagggtcctgcacttaggacggaagaatccaatgcaccgctacagactagggaccgaatggctaggcagcagttctgcggaaaaggacctaggggtgacagtggacgagaagctggatatgagtcagcagtgtgcccttgttgccaagaaggccaatggcattttgggatgtatacgtaggggcatagcgagcagatcgagggacgtgatcgtccccctctattcgacattggtgaggcctcatctggagtactgtgtccagttttgggccccacactacaagaaggatgtggataaattggagagagtccagcgaagggcaacaaaaatgattaggggtctagaacacatgacttatgaggagaggctgagggagctgggattgtttagcctgcagaagagaagaatgaggggggatttgatagctgctttcaactacctgaaagggggttccaaagaggatggctctagactgttctcaatggtagcagatgacagaacgaggagtaatggcttcaagttgcagtgggggaggtttagattggatattaggaaaaactttttcactaagagggtggtgaaacactggaatgcgttgcctagggaggtggtggaatctccttccttggaagtttttaaggtcaggcttgacaaagccctggctgggatgatttaactgggaattggtcctgcttcgagcagggggttggactagatgaccttcaggggtcccttccaaccctgatattctatgattctatgattcttgtagtgtggggcccaaaactggacacagtactccagatgaggcctcaccaatgtcgaatagagggggacgatcacgtccctcgatctgctcgctatacccctacttatacatcccaaaatgccattggccttcttggcaacaagggcacactgctgactcatatccagcttctcgtccactgtcacccctaggtccttttccgcagaactgctgcctagccattcggtccctagtctgtagcggtgcattggattcttccgtcctaagtgcaggaccctgcacttatccttattgaacctcatcagatttcttttggcccaatcctccaatttgtctaggtccttctgtatcctatccctgccctccagcgtatctactactcctcccagtttagtatcgtccgcaaatttgctgagagtgcaatccacaccctcctccagatcatttatgaagatattgaacaaaaccggccccaggaccgacccctggggcactccacttgacaccggctgccaactagacatggagccattgatcactacccgttgagcccgacaatctagccagctttctacccaccttatagtgcattcatccagcccatacttccttaacttgctgacaagaatactgtgggagaccgtgtcaaaagctttgctaaagtcaagaaacaatacatccactgctttcccttcatccacagaaccagtaatctcatgataaaaggcgattagattagtcaggcatgaccttcccttggtgaatccatgctggctgtttctgatcactttcctctcatgcaagtacttcaagattgattctttgaggacctgctccatgatttttccagggactgaggtgaggctgactggcctgtagttcccaggatcctccttcttcccttttttaaagattggcactacattagcctttttccagtcatccgggacttccccggttcgccacgagttttcaaagataatggccaatggctctgcaatcacagccgccaattccttcagcactcttggatgcaactcttccggccccatggacttgtgcacgtccagcttttctaaatagtccctaaccacctctatctccacagtgggctggccatctcttccccattttgtgatgcccagcgcagcagtctgggagctgaccttgttagtgaaaacagaggcaaaaaaagcattgagtacattagctttttccacatcctctgtcactaggttgcctccctcattcagtaaggggcccacactttccttggctttcttcttgttgccaacatacctgaagaaacccttcttgttactcttgacatctctcgctagctgcagctccaggtgcgatttggccctcctgatttcattcctacatgcccgagcaatatttttatactcttccctggtcatatgtccaaccttccacttcttgtaagcttcttttttatgtttaagatccgctaggatttcaccgttaagccaagctggtcgcctgccatatttactattctttcgactcattgggatggtttgggatattctatgattctaagccaggggtcagagccagaaGCAAAGTTTAGGGATGATGAAAGAGTCAGGTCCAGTGCAGCAGCCAGTCGGGAAGTGCTTCAGTGATTCAAACAACTTCATGTCTccccttctggcttaaatagtatGTTCCAGACGGTCACTGGGGCTGGTCATCACCCCAGTCAGGGTACTCGTCGGCGATGCCTCTGGGAGCCCCGCACTTCCAGTAGTTCAGGATGAGATACCCAGCGATAGCCCAGGTGTGAGGGCTGCGTGGGAACCTGTGTGCCAAGATTTGAGACCCACAGCCATTTACAACAGGATTCTTTAAGTGCAGACCACCAGGGTGGGTAAACACCAGCACTTCAGGTTCAAGGAAGAATAGAGCTGGCCACAAAGAAATTGGTGAGAGAGGAGGCCTGATGAGAGGCAAGAGGTCACAGCTGCTTTCTGCTCAGTAGGAGATAGATGAGAATGGGCAGACTGGAAACTACGGACGAAACCTCTTGAGATCCAGCAGGTCCAAGGGAACAGATATATGGGATACACATAGATAGCAGCTCAGTCCAACCTCTAAGAAAATCAAGCTTACTTACTATCCATCCAAGGAAGACAGAGGATCCTTGTTGGAGATTCAGTAG
The Eretmochelys imbricata isolate rEreImb1 chromosome 1, rEreImb1.hap1, whole genome shotgun sequence DNA segment above includes these coding regions:
- the LOC144277371 gene encoding nucleoside diphosphate kinase 6-like is translated as MGAVPRSARPLQLTLALLKPDAVAHPPVLEAVHETILNNKFLIVRTKELMWRREDSQRFYQEHSGRFFYRRLVEFMTSGPMRAYILAHEDAVARWRSLMGPTKVYRARNTAPDSIRGAYGLTDTRNTIHGSDSAASARREIAFFFPEFSESLWYQQDEPRLRCGLAHYDTGERVHSLPKASRTESS